The Flexivirga aerilata sequence GTCACCCCTACCGCTGCGCGTCAGCTCCGGATTCGGACCGGATTCCCTTGCATCGGTGATGCGACCAGTGTCGAGTGGGGAGTGCCCCACGGCGCCGATCGTAACCGAGGCCCGATCGGCGTCCCCGCACCGATGCGACTGCGGCAGACTGGGCACCGCACCGACGAGACAGCGAGACAGCGAGACAGAAGGAGTCGACATGTCCGACGCGACGATGGACGAGGCGGCCAAGCAGCAGGTCAAGGACGCGCTCGTGCGGCACCTAAAGGGTGAGCTCGACGCCTCGCAGACCGCGGTGTCCACCGAGCAGCGCACCGCCCAGGTCGACCCGGACGACTCGCACTCGGTCGACGACACCGCACAACTGGACGAGGCCGGTGACAAGAACGCCATCTTCGAGCAGGTGGCCGACACCGAGCGCTCGGACGTCGCGACCGCGGAGAGCCTGGACTTCTCGGTGACCGACGTCGTGCGGCCCGGCGCGATCGTCGGGTTCGGCGGCGACCGTTACGTCGTCGGTGTCGTCACCGACGCGTTCGACGCCAACGGCCTGAGCTACGAAGGCATTTCGCAGGACTCTCCGGTGTATGCCGAGATCGACGGCAAGCGCGCCGGCGACACGTTCACCATCAACGACCGGCAAGCACGGATCGACTTCCTGGCCTGACCACGGCCCGCTGCCGCACCATCGCGACGCTCACCGCCAGCGTCCACAGGCTCCACACCAGCCCCATCGTCGCGGTGGTGCCCCAGCCCTGCGCGCTGTAGAAGTCGGCGGCGTTGTCGCCGAAGTAGACCGCGGGCAGGAACGCCAGGTTGACCGCCGCCAGCACGATCGCCGACCGGCCGACCCATCGCGGCAGCAGCTGCGACCGGGAGAGTATGACGGCGAACGCGATCAGGAAGGCCGCCATCAGCAGCCGGGAGACGCCGCCCTGCAGGAGATACTGCGCCGGCGCATAGGGGCCCTCCGTGGTGGTGTCGATGTCCTGCCGGGTGGCGATGGCGGCGCCGACCTCCATGGACTGCGGCACGAAAACCACCACCGCCCAAGCGAGCCCAGTCAGCTGCATGACATTGGCCGGCCAGTCGAGAGCCGGCGCGTGGCGTCCGATCCAGCTGCGCAGCCCGGTGAAGAAGACGATGTAGAACGTGCACCCGACGATGCCGATCAGGCTCCGCGTGAGGATGTTGGCGTCGGGCGGGGCGCCGTCATACAGGAAATAGAGGGGGACCTGGAGCACGATCAGCGCGCTCGCGATCAGGCCGAAGATGCCGACGTTCCGGTGGGTTGCCATGACTGTGACTCCACTCAATCGTGAGGTTTTGCACCGTGATTGAGGCTATGAGTCAGCTGTGGCCGGCACAGTGGGCTCAGGCCGTGGCTTCCGGCAGCCACGAGGTGGAGCTAACTCCCTTGTGCAGGATCGGGTGGTCAGCCGAACAGCTCGTCCATCGACGGCACCGTGACGGGGGTGGCGGATCTGCTGGCGGCACAGTCAATGTCACTGTCGATGCCGATGTCAGTGTCGATGTCGACCGGCGCCGCAGGGCGCGTCACGTCGACCCGGTCGGCGACGGCCAGCACCTCCGGGGTCAGGAAGCGGCTGGGCTTGGCGAGCACGTGCCGGGCGTGGAAGCTCGTCGGGTGGGTGGGCAGCCGGCCCGGCGAGTAGACGTGCAGGGTGTCGCGGGCGCGGGTCACCGCGACATAGAACAGTCGCTCCTCCTCGGCGAGGCCCGCGTCGGAGGTCAGCGCCATGTCGGACGGGATGGCCCCGTCGGACGCCCGGATCAGGTGCACCGCCGACCACTCCAGCCCCTTGGCCGAATGAATGGTCGACAGGGTCAGGTAGTCCTCGTCGAGGTAGGGCTGCTTGGCCCAGTCGCCGGCGACGTTGGCCGGGTCGATCGTGGCGTCGGCGATGAAGGCGCGCAGATCACTCCCGCCGGCCGCGGACTCCACGAGGCGCTCGATGTCGGCCGACCGGCGTGACCAGTCGGCGTAGTGCACCCGCAGCAACGGCAGCACCGCGGCGTGACACGCCTCGACCACGGCTGCCGTCGCGTCGGCGGACTGAGCCGTGCGCAACTGGTCCAGGGTCGCGGCCAGCCCGGGGCGGGCCTTGTCCGAGGCGGTGCGCAATGCCTCGTCATACCTGCCCTCGTCGGTGCCGGATAGGATGCCGGCCAGCGTGCGCGCTCCGGCCTTGCCGATCGCTCGGTGGCGGGTCAGCAGGCGATACCACGACACCTCGTCGGCGGGGTTGAGCGCGAGCCGGAAAGCGGCGAGCACGTCGCGCACATGGGCGGTTTCGAGGTATCCGATCCCGCCGTACTTCACGAACGGGATCGAGCGCACCTTGAGCTCGATCTCCAGTTGGTGGGAGTGCGTGCCGGTGCGCATCAGCACGGCCTGCTCGCGCAGGTCCAGGCCCTCCTGATGCGCGGCGAGCACGGCATCGGCGACCTGCCGCGCCTCGTCGTCGGCGTCCCTGCACCGTATGACGCGAGGCCGCTCACCGGCCGCGCCCCGGTCGGCGACCAGTCGCAGCCGCAACTCACCCGGCCGGGCGACGTTGGCCAGGTCGAGCACCGGCTGGGTCGAGCGGAAGTTGCGCTCCAGCCTCACGAGCGACGCCTTGGGTAGGTCGTCGAGCAGCGACAGCAGGTGCTCCGGGCTCGCGCCGCGGAAGCCGTAGACGGCCTGCGCGTCGTCGCCGACCACGGTCAGCCCGTCACCGTCCGGCCGCAGGCCGCGCACGATGTCCACCTGCACCCGGTTGACGTCCTGATACTCGTCGACCAGCACCCAGTCCCAGCGCGCCCGCAGCCGGGGCCCGACCCGCTCGTCGTCGAGCAGCGCACGCCAGTAGAGCAGCAGGTCGTCGAAGTCGAGCAGCCCACGGGCCCGCTTGCGGGTGCCGTAGTCGCGCAGCAGCCCGGTGATGGCGTCGGCGTGCGGCAGGCACCACGGAAACTGCTCCGCCATCAGCCGGCGGGCGGGCGTGCCGGTGTTGACCGCCCGCGAGTAGATGTCGGCGATCGACTGCGAGGTCGGCAGCCGGCGCCCGGTGCCGGTGAGGCCGTGCTCCTCCCGGATCAGGTCGAGCAGGTCGGTGACGTCGCCCGGGTCGAGCACGGTCACGTCGGCCAGGCCGAGGTGCGGGGCGTGCTCGGCCACCAGCCGGTGGGCGACGGCGTGGAAGGTGCCGCCCCAGAGGCGCCCGGCCGCCTCCGGCCGGGCGCACGCGGCAGCGGCCCGCGTCGTCATCGCGGCCGCGGCCCGGCGGGTGAAGGTCAGCAGCAGCACCCGCTCCGGCGGGACACCGGCATCGAGAAGCCGGGCCACCCGCGCGGTCAGCGTGCGGGTCTTGCCGGTGCCCGCGCCCGCCGCGACGACCAGCGGCGTCGCGCCGTGCTCCACCGCCCGGCGCTGCTCGTCGTCGAGGCCGTCCGACCACTCCATCTCAGACATGCGTTCGAGGGTAGGTGCGGGCACCGACAGCCGGTCGAGGGCTACTTCCCGGGTGTCGGGGAGACCGTCGGATCCGGCTCGGAGGGCGCTCCGCCGATGAGGTCGTCCCACCGCTTGCGCATCGGATACCACCGCTCGTCGAAGGCGTCCGCGCGCCGCGTCGCGTGCTGGATCCGCTTGGCGGAGTAGAACTTTCGCGCCCACGGCGAGTGCGGCCGGGCGAGTCGCACGGCGGCATACCAACTGAGCGGAGCGAGGAACATGCCGACCAGCGCGGTCGGATATTTGCCCTTCAGCGCGGTGATCGCCACCAGCACCAGATGTATGACGAGAGCCGCGGCCACCCCGCCCCGCACGAAGCGGTCGGTGCCGCTCAGTCCGGGCACGCCGACCGGTGACACCCCGGCGACCGCGAGCCCGACGCAGGCCGCCGACAGCGTCACGACGTTGACCGAGAGCTGCCCCTCCTGCGCCCAATAAACGTCCTGCAGGTGGAAGATCATCGCGAATTCGTCGAGCACCAGGGACGCACCGACGCCGACCATCGCCGCGCTCACGTAGTTGAGCGGCGTGCGGCCGTCGGCCCCGATCGCGGTGAAGGCCCCGGCCACGAGCAGCAGCGTGCCGGGCGTCGAGTGGTGCAGGTGCACCCCGCCGCTGCTGAGGTTGTGGAAGGGCCCCTTGCCGGCGCGGATCAGCCGGGTGATCGTGCGGGTGGTCAGGAAGGTGACCACGAACGCGATCAGCGCCAGCAGCAGCGGACCCTTGTGGCCGTGGACGATCTCGTGCGTCCACCAGTGCGCGAACCAGTGCATCGAGGGCCTAGGCGCCGCGCATCGCGGCCAGCGCGCGGTCGATCGCCGGGCCGAGCGCCAGGGGTCGGGTCTGCAGCGTCTCCTCCCGGGCGGCCTCGACACACGCGGTCACCGCGCCGACGAGAGCGCGCACCGCGAGCCGGTCGCCGCCGCGCTGTTTGAGGAGCATGTCGGTCACGATGCCCTCGAAGACGTCGCGCCGCGCGAGGTAGGAGTGCCGCAGCGCCGGCGTGGCCGCGACGATCGAGTCCACGGCCAGGGACTGCTCGCGCTTCTCGGGGTCGGCGTAGTGCTGGATCACCACGTCGTACATCGCGCGGAGGGAGTCCCAGATCGGTTCGTCCGCCGGCCGCTCCTCGAGCGCGGTGACCATGTCGAGACCGATCAGGTCCCACTTGCCGACGATCACGTCCTCCTTGGCGTTGTAGTAACGGAAGAACGTGCGGCGTGACATGCCGGCGCCGGCGGCGATCTGGTCGACGGTGGTGTTCTCGTAGCCGTCGCGCAAGAAGAGCTCCAGCGCGACCGCGGTCAGATCGCGCCGGATCGCAATGCGCTTGCGCTCCTTCAGGCTCAGATCGGGCACTCGCAGATTATGTCGCAACCGGCTGCAGGACATCGATGTATGGCATTGAGTGCCAAAAATGCCATACAGTGAACGAAAGCCGTCTCATCCAGCCCGGAGCACCCGATGACCACCCGCCGCTATTACCGCGACGAGCGCGCCTGGCGCGACCAGCAACAGTTCCTGCCCGAGCGGCTGCGCCTCACCGACGAGACCGCACCGGAGGAGGACCACTGGGACTGGTGGGGACACCAGATCCACCTCGACCGCTATCGCAACCCCGGCGCGCCCGCGCGTGTCGTGCTGCACCACGGCGTCGGCACCAACGGCCGGCAGCTGTCGCTCATCCTCGGCCGCCCGCTCGCCGAGCGGGGGTATGACGTGGTCGCGCCCGACAACCTCGGCTACGGCATGACGACGGTCGCGAAGGGGCGCACCCCGTCATACGACGACTGGGTGCAGCTGATGGTCGACCTGCTGGAGGCGGAGAACACCCGCGACCCCAAGCCGACGGTCTTCTACGGGCTGAGCGCCGGCGGCATGCTCGGCTACCACGTCGCGGCGGCCGCGCCCGAGGGCACGCTGCGCGGCATCGTCGGGATGACCTTCCTCGACCAGCGCTTCCAGCAGGTGCGCGACCAGACCGCGCACGACGTCGCGAGCGCCCGGCTCGGCGTGCCGCTGCTGCGTATGACGGCACGCACGCCCCTCGCGGTGATGAAGTATCCGATGACGCTCGCCTCGAAGATGACCGCCCTGGTCAACGACCGCAGAGCGCTGAAAATCTTTCTGCGAGACCGTAGTTCGGCGGGCAACTGGGTCAGTGTGAAGTTTCTCGCCAGCTACCTCGACTACCAGCCCGCGGTCGAGCCGGCCGCCTTCGACGCGTGCCCGATCCTGCTGACCCAGCCGGAGCTCGACCGCTGGTCCCCGCGCGAGCTCAGCATGCCGGTGCTGTCGCGGGTCACCAGGGTCGCGGTCGACGAGGTGACGCTGCCCGGTGCCGGGCACTACCCGCTGGAGGACGCCGGGCTGCGCGAGCTGGTGAACGCCGTCGACGACTTCGTGCAGGTGGTGCGCGGCTGAGCGGCGCTCGCGACCGGCTGCACCTACCCACCGCCACGACATCGACAGGCCCACCTACGCACCGAGGGGACCACCAATCCTGGGTCGGATCAGTGGTCCCCTCGGTGCGGATGTGTGCCGCTCGATCAGGGCTCAATCAGGGCGTGGGCGGCACCTGTCCCGGCGGGGTCTGCGGCGGCGTCTCACCGGCCGGCGGGGTCGGGGGCACCTGCCCGCCGGGCGTGCCCGCGGGCGGCGTCTGCCCGCCCGGCGCCTGACTGCCCGGCACCTGACCGCCGGGGGTGGTGCCACCGGGTGCCTGGTCGGCGAGCTTGTCGGCGCCCTTCAGCGCGGCGTCCTTGGCCTTGTTGATCTTGTCGGAGTACTTGTGCGACGTCTTGTCGTCGATCGTCGAGGCGAGCTTGCCCAGCGCCCCACGGATCTTGTCGCGGTTGTCGTGGGCGAGCTTGCCGGCCTTCTCCTTGGCCTGCTGGGCGGCGTCTCCGGCCTTCTTGAACTGGTCGTTGTTTGCCACGTTCGGGCTCCTTCCCGGGTGTCCTTATAACGACCCAGCGTATGACGCGGCGCAATGGTGCCCGCTCTTCGCGCGTGTCGGATCCGGACGGGAAATCCTGTCCGACCCAGGCAATAGGGTCGGGCCGTGGCCCTGATCCTGCACCGAGCGGAGCGCACCGGCCCGCTCGCCGACGGGCTGGGGCGGCTGCTTGCGCGGCCGCTGCCCGACCCGTTCGAGCAGGAGCTGGTCATCGTGCCGACCCGCGGCGTCGAGCGGTGGCTCACCCAGCGTCTCTCGCACCAGCTCGGCGCCGCCGACGGGCGGGACGACGGGGTCTGCGCGGGCGTGCGCTTCGTCGCGCCGCACTCGCTGGTCGCGCTGCTCACCGGCCGCGACCGCGACGACCCGTGGCACCCCGACCGGCTGGTCTGGCCGCTGCTCGAGGTGATCGACGCCCACCTCGACGAGCCGTGGTGCGCCACCCTCGCCGCGCACCTCGGCCACGGCGGCACCGGCGCGGACGCCGAGCACCGGGTCGGCCGGCGCTATGCGGTGGCGCGGCGCATCGCCGGGCTCTTCGCCTCCTACGCCACCCAACGCCCGGCCGTGCTCGCCGACTGGCGCGCCGGCCGGATCACCGACGGCTACGACGCCGACCTCGACCCCGACCTGGTCTGGCAGGCGCACCTGTGGCGCCGGCTGCTCGACCACGTCGACGAGCCGCCACCGGACGAGCGGCACGCCGCCGCCCTCGCCGCACTCCGCGCCGGCGACGACCCGACCCCGCGGCACGAGCTGCCCTCCCGGCTGTCGATGTTCGGCCACACCCGGCTGCCCGCGACCGAGCTGGAGCTGCTGGCCGCGCTCGGCGCGCGCCGGGAGGTGCACCTCTGGCTCCCGCAGCCGTCCGCGGTGCTCTGGGAGCAACTGCGGGCTGCGGGGATGCGCGGCGTCATACCCCGGGCCGACGATCGCAGCGCCACGCTCGCCCGGCATCCGTTGCTGGCCTCACTCGGCCGGGATGCGCGGGAGTTGCAACGCACGCTGCCCGACGCCGAGGAGGCCGCGCCCGAGCGTGCCGGCCCGCCGGAGGGGTCGACTAACCTCGGGCGGTTGCAGGCCGACCTGCGCGCCAACCGTGCGCCGGACGCCGCCGAGCGGGCCCGGCGGGCCATCGCGCCCGACGACCGCTCGGTGCAGGTGCACGCCTGCCACGGTCCAGCGCGTCAGGTCGAGGTGCTGCGCGAGGTCCTCGTCGGTCTCCTGCAGGACGACTCGACGCTCGAGCCGCGCGACATCCTCGTGATGTGTCCCGACGTCGAGGCCTACACCCCGCTCTTCCAGGCGGCCTTCGGGCTCTCGGCGTCCGGTGACGAGGCGCCGAGCGCGGGCCATCCAGCGCATCAGCTGCGCGTCAAGCTCGCCGACCGGGCGCCCGCGACGACCAACCCGTTGCTCGAAATCGCCACTGCCCTGGTCGATTTCACGTCCGGGCGAGTCACCGCGAGCGACGTGCGGTCGCTGATCGCGCTCGATGCCGTACGCCGCAGGTTCCGCTTCGACGACGACGAGCTGGAGCGCATCGCGACCTGGGTGCAGGAGGCCGAGATCCGCTGGGGGCTGGACGCCGGGCATCGGGGGCGCTTCGCGTTGCAGCACGTCGGGCAGAACACCTGGCGCTTCGGACTCGACCGGATGCTGCTCGGCGTGACGACCGACGCCGGGCACGGCGTGACCCTCGGCGACGCGCTGCCGCTGGACGACGTCTCGAGCGGCGACATCGACCTGGTCGGCAGACTCGCCGAGCTCGTCGACCGGCTGGACGCCACGGTGACCGCTCTCGGCGCCGCCACGACCGTGCCCGCCTGGACGACCGCGCTGGTCGAGGGTGTTGGCGCACTGACCGAGGTGAGCCGCGAAGATGCCTGGCAGCAGGCGCAATTCGACAGTGAGCTCGCAGCGGTCCGCGACCTGGCCGCCGACGACACCACGCTGCGGCTGAGCGACATCCGGCACCTGCTGCGGGCGCAGTCGCGCACCCGCGCGACCCGGTCCAACTTCCGCACCGGCACGCTGACCGTCTGCACCATGATGCCGATGCGGTCCGTGCCGCACCGGGTGATCGCGCTCGTCGGACTCGACGACGGCGTCTTCCCGCGGCTCGGCGCGGTCGACGGCGACGACGTCCTCGCGCGTCACCCGCTCACCGGCGAACGCGACGTGCGCAGCGAGGACCGGCAGCTGCTGCTCGACGCCGTGCTCGCGGCGCAGGACCAGCTGATCGTCACCTACTCCGGCGCCGGCGAACACACCGGCGCCCCGAAACCGCCGGCCGCCCCGCTCGGCGAACTCATCGACGCGGTCCGGGCGACCGCGACGTTCCCGCCGGACCGCGACGTCGTGACGCGGCACCCGCTGCAGCCCTTCGACCCGCGCAACCTGACCCCCGGCGCGCTCGGTGCGCCTCAGGCGTTCAGCTTCGACCGGCCCGCGCTCGCCGGTGCGCGCGCGGCCCGCGGGCCGCGTCGCGAGCGTGGCCCGCTGCTCACCGCGGAGCTCCCGCAGCTGTCCGGCGACCAGCTCGAGCTCTCCGAACTGGTCGGCTTCTTCGCAGACCCGGCAAGGCATTTCGTGCGTCGCAGGCTGGACGTGGCGCTGCCCTTCGAGCAGGACGAGCCCGGCGACGCGATGCCTATCGAGCTCGACGGGCTCGGCAAGTGGCAGATCGGCGACCGTGCCCTGCGCGAGTCGCTGGCGGGAGCCACTCCGGACCAGGTCGCGCGCATGGAGCAGCTGCGTGGCGCCATACCTCCGGGGGAGCTGGGGCGCGGCATCGTCACCGACGTGATCGACAGC is a genomic window containing:
- a CDS encoding ATP-dependent helicase encodes the protein MSEMEWSDGLDDEQRRAVEHGATPLVVAAGAGTGKTRTLTARVARLLDAGVPPERVLLLTFTRRAAAAMTTRAAAACARPEAAGRLWGGTFHAVAHRLVAEHAPHLGLADVTVLDPGDVTDLLDLIREEHGLTGTGRRLPTSQSIADIYSRAVNTGTPARRLMAEQFPWCLPHADAITGLLRDYGTRKRARGLLDFDDLLLYWRALLDDERVGPRLRARWDWVLVDEYQDVNRVQVDIVRGLRPDGDGLTVVGDDAQAVYGFRGASPEHLLSLLDDLPKASLVRLERNFRSTQPVLDLANVARPGELRLRLVADRGAAGERPRVIRCRDADDEARQVADAVLAAHQEGLDLREQAVLMRTGTHSHQLEIELKVRSIPFVKYGGIGYLETAHVRDVLAAFRLALNPADEVSWYRLLTRHRAIGKAGARTLAGILSGTDEGRYDEALRTASDKARPGLAATLDQLRTAQSADATAAVVEACHAAVLPLLRVHYADWSRRSADIERLVESAAGGSDLRAFIADATIDPANVAGDWAKQPYLDEDYLTLSTIHSAKGLEWSAVHLIRASDGAIPSDMALTSDAGLAEEERLFYVAVTRARDTLHVYSPGRLPTHPTSFHARHVLAKPSRFLTPEVLAVADRVDVTRPAAPVDIDTDIGIDSDIDCAASRSATPVTVPSMDELFG
- a CDS encoding TetR family transcriptional regulator; this encodes MPDLSLKERKRIAIRRDLTAVALELFLRDGYENTTVDQIAAGAGMSRRTFFRYYNAKEDVIVGKWDLIGLDMVTALEERPADEPIWDSLRAMYDVVIQHYADPEKREQSLAVDSIVAATPALRHSYLARRDVFEGIVTDMLLKQRGGDRLAVRALVGAVTACVEAAREETLQTRPLALGPAIDRALAAMRGA
- a CDS encoding alpha/beta hydrolase — encoded protein: MTTRRYYRDERAWRDQQQFLPERLRLTDETAPEEDHWDWWGHQIHLDRYRNPGAPARVVLHHGVGTNGRQLSLILGRPLAERGYDVVAPDNLGYGMTTVAKGRTPSYDDWVQLMVDLLEAENTRDPKPTVFYGLSAGGMLGYHVAAAAPEGTLRGIVGMTFLDQRFQQVRDQTAHDVASARLGVPLLRMTARTPLAVMKYPMTLASKMTALVNDRRALKIFLRDRSSAGNWVSVKFLASYLDYQPAVEPAAFDACPILLTQPELDRWSPRELSMPVLSRVTRVAVDEVTLPGAGHYPLEDAGLRELVNAVDDFVQVVRG
- a CDS encoding Rv0909 family putative TA system antitoxin produces the protein MANNDQFKKAGDAAQQAKEKAGKLAHDNRDKIRGALGKLASTIDDKTSHKYSDKINKAKDAALKGADKLADQAPGGTTPGGQVPGSQAPGGQTPPAGTPGGQVPPTPPAGETPPQTPPGQVPPTP
- the recC gene encoding exodeoxyribonuclease V subunit gamma, giving the protein MALILHRAERTGPLADGLGRLLARPLPDPFEQELVIVPTRGVERWLTQRLSHQLGAADGRDDGVCAGVRFVAPHSLVALLTGRDRDDPWHPDRLVWPLLEVIDAHLDEPWCATLAAHLGHGGTGADAEHRVGRRYAVARRIAGLFASYATQRPAVLADWRAGRITDGYDADLDPDLVWQAHLWRRLLDHVDEPPPDERHAAALAALRAGDDPTPRHELPSRLSMFGHTRLPATELELLAALGARREVHLWLPQPSAVLWEQLRAAGMRGVIPRADDRSATLARHPLLASLGRDARELQRTLPDAEEAAPERAGPPEGSTNLGRLQADLRANRAPDAAERARRAIAPDDRSVQVHACHGPARQVEVLREVLVGLLQDDSTLEPRDILVMCPDVEAYTPLFQAAFGLSASGDEAPSAGHPAHQLRVKLADRAPATTNPLLEIATALVDFTSGRVTASDVRSLIALDAVRRRFRFDDDELERIATWVQEAEIRWGLDAGHRGRFALQHVGQNTWRFGLDRMLLGVTTDAGHGVTLGDALPLDDVSSGDIDLVGRLAELVDRLDATVTALGAATTVPAWTTALVEGVGALTEVSREDAWQQAQFDSELAAVRDLAADDTTLRLSDIRHLLRAQSRTRATRSNFRTGTLTVCTMMPMRSVPHRVIALVGLDDGVFPRLGAVDGDDVLARHPLTGERDVRSEDRQLLLDAVLAAQDQLIVTYSGAGEHTGAPKPPAAPLGELIDAVRATATFPPDRDVVTRHPLQPFDPRNLTPGALGAPQAFSFDRPALAGARAARGPRRERGPLLTAELPQLSGDQLELSELVGFFADPARHFVRRRLDVALPFEQDEPGDAMPIELDGLGKWQIGDRALRESLAGATPDQVARMEQLRGAIPPGELGRGIVTDVIDSVRQVRGQAVPLLQQEATSIDLDLVLPDGRQLTGTITDLHGDHQVAVTFSTLRAKQRLASWLRLVSLAAAVPDRPWQAATVGFVKPSYRPKVPGGYLAGPLDQQAALSVLTQLVDVYDRGMRTPIPLPLRTSLSYAEKLRRSPDKTVTAAAAARRDWESSGFGERRIAGEQEDEAQVLVRGGVVDFEQLQAERPLPEEAWNAATSRLGQYALRVWVPLLDGQRVVT